The Flavobacterium commune genome contains a region encoding:
- a CDS encoding DUF4254 domain-containing protein, with amino-acid sequence MFSKLAYSVFEQSIKDYHQFDNVDQPINNPYPKEQFEHLLYLKNWIDTVQWHFEDIIRDPQIDPVAALTLKRRIDASNQERTDMVEYIDSYFLQKYSKVVVKDNAKINSESPAWAFDRLSILALKIYHMAEEANRAEASQEHRDKCQEKLNVLLEQRTDLSTAIDDLLTDIENGDKFMKVYKQMKMYNDDELNPVLYHGKK; translated from the coding sequence ATGTTTTCAAAATTAGCCTATTCCGTTTTTGAACAAAGTATAAAAGATTATCACCAATTTGATAATGTAGATCAACCGATAAACAATCCTTATCCTAAGGAACAGTTTGAGCATTTATTGTACCTAAAAAACTGGATTGACACTGTTCAATGGCATTTTGAAGACATTATTCGTGATCCACAAATTGATCCTGTTGCGGCTTTGACTTTGAAAAGAAGAATTGATGCTTCTAATCAGGAGCGTACTGATATGGTAGAATATATTGATAGTTATTTTCTCCAAAAATACAGCAAAGTAGTTGTAAAAGACAATGCTAAAATTAACTCAGAAAGTCCAGCCTGGGCATTTGACAGATTATCAATTTTAGCTTTAAAAATTTACCACATGGCCGAGGAAGCCAATCGTGCAGAGGCTTCGCAAGAACACAGAGATAAATGTCAGGAAAAACTAAACGTACTTTTAGAACAAAGAACAGATTTATCAACAGCCATTGATGATTTGTTGACTGATATTGAAAATGGAGATAAATTCATGAAAGTGTACAAGCAAATGAAAATGTACAATGACGACGAATTGAATCCTGTTTTATACCATGGGAAGAAATAA
- the upp gene encoding uracil phosphoribosyltransferase — protein sequence MQIHHLSEKNSILNHFLGEIRDVNIHKDSMRFRRNIERIGEIMAYELSKELEYKTIEIQTPLGIKKTTQIADNIVLCSILRAGLSMHLGFLNYFDQADNGFISAYRFHPNKDDFFEIKVEYQAIADINDKCLLLVDPMLATGQSIVAVYNRLMERGTPKTIHIAVTIAAPEGIAYLKKHLPDNCHLWIGALDEKLNEHSYIVPGLGDAGDLAYGIKL from the coding sequence ATGCAAATCCATCATTTATCAGAAAAAAACAGTATTCTAAATCATTTTTTAGGAGAAATAAGAGATGTAAATATCCATAAAGATTCTATGCGATTTAGACGAAATATAGAACGCATTGGCGAAATTATGGCTTACGAATTGAGCAAAGAATTGGAATATAAAACCATTGAAATTCAAACTCCGCTTGGGATCAAAAAAACAACTCAAATTGCCGATAACATTGTGCTTTGTTCGATTTTAAGAGCAGGTTTGAGTATGCATTTGGGGTTTTTAAATTATTTTGACCAAGCCGATAACGGATTTATTTCTGCTTATCGATTTCACCCAAATAAAGACGATTTTTTTGAAATCAAAGTCGAATATCAGGCCATTGCTGATATTAATGATAAATGCTTATTACTAGTAGATCCCATGCTGGCAACAGGACAATCCATTGTTGCTGTTTACAATAGATTAATGGAAAGAGGAACTCCTAAAACAATTCATATTGCCGTGACAATCGCCGCTCCTGAAGGTATTGCTTACCTGAAAAAACATTTACCGGATAACTGTCATTTATGGATTGGTGCTTTAGACGAAAAACTAAATGAACATAGTTATATAGTTCCGGGTCTTGGAGACGCTGGCGACTTGGCTTACGGAATCAAATTATAA
- a CDS encoding DUF6427 family protein, whose amino-acid sequence MITSVFKKSTLLNFSLIVFLILFFDFIYQIQDLAWSNSAVLVIKKIAIGVVVLFSGLITNFVSKRNNISKDSGYSLLFFLLFLLFFPTLYDNINLVFANFFILLALRRLISLQSQKSSKEKIFDASLWIFVASLFHFWCIIFLVLVFISIISHVSGDYRNWLLPFIAFFAIAIVFAMYSLAFNNDAISYITNGIETNFSIDYFTNNYQNAALSIYATVALFFVISMVMTLSSRPLLLHASFKKILFAFFLSAIIYVISDNKSNDLLVFTIAPLAMMATAHIEMPQSKLNQELALGVLMLCSLFVFFSQL is encoded by the coding sequence ATGATTACAAGTGTTTTTAAAAAATCTACACTATTAAATTTTTCTTTGATAGTATTTTTGATATTGTTTTTCGATTTTATATATCAAATTCAGGATTTAGCTTGGTCAAATTCTGCTGTTTTAGTCATAAAAAAAATAGCAATAGGAGTTGTAGTTTTGTTTTCGGGATTGATCACTAATTTTGTATCTAAGCGCAACAATATTAGTAAAGACAGTGGTTATAGCCTATTATTCTTTTTGTTATTCTTGCTTTTCTTTCCGACACTTTATGATAACATCAATCTTGTTTTTGCCAACTTTTTTATCCTTTTAGCTCTTCGCAGACTGATTTCGTTACAATCTCAAAAATCTTCTAAGGAGAAAATTTTTGATGCTTCTTTATGGATTTTTGTGGCTTCCTTATTCCATTTTTGGTGTATAATTTTTTTAGTATTGGTTTTTATTTCTATTATTTCTCATGTTTCGGGAGATTACAGAAACTGGCTTTTGCCTTTCATTGCTTTTTTTGCCATAGCTATTGTTTTTGCTATGTATTCGTTAGCATTTAATAATGATGCCATTAGTTATATTACCAATGGAATAGAAACTAATTTTAGCATTGATTATTTTACTAATAATTACCAGAATGCAGCCTTGTCTATTTATGCTACGGTGGCTTTATTTTTTGTTATTTCGATGGTCATGACTTTGTCTTCCCGACCATTATTATTGCACGCTTCGTTTAAGAAAATTTTGTTTGCGTTCTTTCTGTCAGCAATTATCTATGTGATTTCTGATAATAAAAGCAACGATTTATTAGTGTTTACCATTGCTCCTTTGGCAATGATGGCGACAGCTCATATCGAAATGCCTCAGTCAAAATTAAACCAGGAATTGGCTTTGGGAGTATTGATGTTGTGTAGTTTATTTGTTTTTTTCTCTCAATTATAA
- a CDS encoding DUF6341 family protein, producing the protein MKAFFEGIQSLFVDFLFKPLDWLRSLELVSWFGANTLNWIFMIICTAAIVYWIKQLRIFDDAGTENQDTTAHSFLK; encoded by the coding sequence ATGAAAGCATTTTTCGAAGGAATACAATCTCTTTTTGTAGATTTTCTTTTCAAACCATTAGATTGGTTACGTTCATTAGAACTAGTTTCTTGGTTTGGTGCTAATACACTAAACTGGATTTTTATGATTATCTGTACTGCAGCTATTGTTTACTGGATTAAACAATTACGTATTTTTGACGATGCAGGAACTGAAAATCAAGATACTACAGCTCACTCTTTCTTAAAATAA
- the purD gene encoding phosphoribosylamine--glycine ligase, whose translation MNILLLGSGGREHAFAWKMVQSPLCDTLFMAPGNAGTAEIATNVNIAVTDFEAIKALVIKENIEMVVVGPEDPLVKGIYDFFLNDAELSHIPVIGPSKLGATLEGSKEFAKEFLVKHKIPTAAYDSFTAETVEQGCAFLETLAPPYVLKADGLAAGKGVLIIQDLAEAKTELRNMLVGQKFGAASSKVVIEEFLDGIELSCFVLTDGKSYKILPTAKDYKRIGEGDTGLNTGGMGAVSPVPYVDAVLMEKIETRIVKPTIEGFQKDGIEYKGFVFIGLINVNNEPLVIEYNVRMGDPETEVVVPRLQSDLVELFLAVANQKLDEFELKIDPRSATTVMLVSGGYPEDFEKGKVISGLDKVENSIVFHAGTKLDNGNVVSNGGRVMAITSYGDSFQEALAQSYQNVDKITFDKMNFRKDIGFDLV comes from the coding sequence ATGAATATATTATTATTGGGTTCAGGCGGAAGAGAGCATGCATTTGCATGGAAAATGGTTCAAAGTCCATTATGCGATACTCTTTTTATGGCACCTGGAAATGCTGGAACGGCTGAAATTGCTACGAATGTAAATATAGCCGTAACCGATTTTGAAGCGATTAAAGCTTTGGTTATCAAAGAAAATATCGAAATGGTTGTTGTAGGTCCTGAAGATCCATTAGTAAAAGGTATTTATGATTTTTTCCTGAATGATGCAGAATTAAGTCATATTCCGGTAATTGGGCCATCAAAATTAGGTGCTACACTGGAAGGAAGTAAAGAGTTTGCTAAAGAATTTTTGGTAAAGCATAAAATCCCAACGGCCGCTTATGATAGTTTTACTGCTGAAACAGTAGAGCAAGGTTGTGCTTTTTTAGAAACATTAGCACCTCCTTATGTGTTAAAAGCCGATGGATTAGCAGCAGGCAAGGGAGTGTTGATTATTCAGGATTTGGCTGAGGCTAAGACCGAATTAAGAAATATGTTAGTAGGTCAAAAATTTGGAGCTGCGAGTTCAAAAGTAGTTATCGAAGAATTTTTGGATGGAATTGAATTGAGCTGTTTTGTATTAACTGATGGTAAAAGTTATAAAATTTTGCCAACGGCTAAAGATTACAAACGTATTGGTGAAGGCGATACAGGATTGAATACAGGCGGAATGGGAGCGGTTTCTCCGGTTCCTTATGTTGATGCTGTTTTGATGGAAAAAATTGAGACACGCATTGTAAAACCTACTATTGAAGGATTCCAAAAAGATGGAATAGAGTATAAAGGATTTGTTTTCATTGGGTTAATCAATGTTAACAATGAACCATTGGTTATCGAATACAATGTACGTATGGGAGATCCTGAAACTGAAGTAGTTGTTCCAAGGTTGCAATCGGATTTAGTAGAGTTGTTTTTGGCTGTAGCCAACCAAAAACTAGATGAATTCGAATTGAAAATCGACCCTAGAAGTGCTACTACAGTAATGTTGGTATCTGGAGGTTATCCTGAAGATTTTGAAAAAGGGAAAGTAATTTCAGGTTTAGATAAAGTTGAAAATTCAATAGTTTTTCACGCAGGAACAAAATTAGACAACGGTAATGTGGTTTCTAATGGAGGACGTGTAATGGCTATCACTTCTTATGGAGATTCTTTTCAGGAAGCTTTAGCTCAATCTTATCAAAATGTAGATAAAATTACTTTTGATAAAATGAATTTTAGAAAAGACATTGGTTTCGATTTAGTATAA
- a CDS encoding phenylacetate--CoA ligase family protein has product MFSIFDLSLQLNAFPIRKAKSDLDKIVALSPSEKKQFIENQKQAIVEFHLENNAFYQKLVGSKDYKNWEDLPILNKTNLQCPLESRLSKGFTTKNSYINKTSGSSGEPFIFAKDKYAHALTWASNMYRFGWFGIDFNRSLQARFYGIPLDFIGYKKERFKDFLSKRFRFPIFDLSDAVLEKMLKKFQNTKFEYLNGYTSSIVLFAKFLRKRNLILTAICPTLKVCMVTSEILFKDDRKLLETQFGIPIVNEYGASELDLIAFENPKGEWQINSETLFVEILDENNQVLPYGQEGRIVITSLFNKAHPFIRYDIGDIGILDERSTLEKPILKQLIGRTNDIAILPSGKKSPGLTFYYVTKSIIENDGNVKEFVIKQTKIDSFEIEYVSETELDLTQIQKIEEAIELYLEPNLHFTFIRKNTLERTARGKLKQFTSFL; this is encoded by the coding sequence ATGTTTTCTATTTTCGACCTTTCGCTCCAATTAAATGCTTTCCCGATCAGGAAAGCAAAATCCGATTTGGACAAAATAGTTGCGCTTTCTCCATCCGAAAAAAAGCAATTTATTGAAAATCAGAAACAAGCTATTGTGGAATTTCATTTGGAAAACAATGCTTTTTATCAAAAATTAGTTGGTTCCAAAGACTATAAAAACTGGGAAGACTTACCCATTTTAAACAAAACCAATCTCCAATGTCCGCTAGAATCCCGGCTTTCGAAAGGTTTTACAACTAAAAACAGCTACATCAACAAAACTTCCGGTTCCAGTGGTGAACCTTTTATTTTTGCCAAAGACAAATATGCTCATGCGTTGACTTGGGCTTCTAACATGTATCGTTTTGGCTGGTTTGGAATTGATTTTAATCGTTCGTTGCAAGCAAGATTTTATGGTATTCCACTGGATTTTATTGGATACAAAAAAGAACGTTTTAAGGACTTTTTGAGCAAACGTTTCCGATTTCCAATTTTTGATTTATCGGATGCGGTTTTAGAAAAAATGCTGAAAAAATTTCAAAATACAAAATTCGAATACCTCAACGGTTACACGAGTTCGATTGTGTTGTTTGCTAAATTTTTGCGAAAGCGAAACCTCATCTTGACAGCTATTTGTCCTACTTTAAAAGTGTGCATGGTAACCTCCGAAATACTTTTTAAAGACGATAGAAAATTGTTAGAAACGCAATTCGGAATTCCAATTGTCAATGAATATGGAGCCTCAGAACTGGATTTAATTGCTTTTGAAAATCCTAAAGGCGAATGGCAAATCAATTCTGAAACACTTTTTGTTGAAATTCTGGACGAAAACAATCAGGTTTTACCTTATGGCCAAGAAGGTCGCATTGTGATAACTTCACTGTTCAACAAAGCACATCCTTTTATTCGTTACGACATTGGTGATATTGGAATTCTGGACGAACGAAGTACTTTAGAAAAACCCATTTTAAAACAACTTATTGGTCGAACCAATGATATTGCGATTTTACCTAGTGGAAAAAAATCGCCTGGATTGACGTTTTATTATGTAACCAAATCAATTATTGAAAATGATGGAAACGTCAAAGAATTTGTTATCAAACAAACCAAAATAGATAGTTTTGAGATTGAATACGTAAGCGAAACCGAATTAGATTTAACACAAATTCAAAAAATAGAAGAAGCAATTGAATTATATCTAGAGCCCAACTTGCATTTTACATTTATTAGAAAAAACACTTTAGAAAGAACCGCCAGAGGAAAATTGAAACAGTTTACATCATTTTTATAA
- a CDS encoding ORF6N domain-containing protein has product MNSELILSEETISNNIYYIRNQKVMLDSDLAILYGIETRVLKQAVRRNITRFPEDFMFELSKTEYDSLRSQIVTLKKGRGTHQKYLPFAFTEHGILMLSSVLNSEKAIQTNIQIMRIFTKVRQMLLDTTEMKLDIVQIQKKLENQGKNIELVFSYLDELTEKKEEQKPRTKIGYKK; this is encoded by the coding sequence ATGAACTCAGAACTTATTCTTTCGGAAGAAACAATTTCTAATAACATTTACTACATTAGAAATCAAAAAGTAATGCTGGATAGCGATTTGGCAATACTTTATGGCATTGAAACAAGAGTTTTAAAACAAGCCGTAAGAAGAAATATCACAAGGTTTCCAGAAGATTTTATGTTTGAACTTTCAAAAACAGAATATGATTCTTTAAGATCACAAATTGTGACCTTAAAGAAAGGAAGAGGTACACATCAAAAATATTTGCCTTTTGCTTTCACAGAACACGGCATTTTAATGTTATCTAGCGTTTTGAATAGCGAAAAAGCCATTCAAACGAATATTCAAATCATGAGGATATTTACCAAAGTAAGACAAATGCTTCTGGACACTACCGAAATGAAATTGGATATTGTTCAAATTCAGAAAAAACTGGAAAATCAAGGCAAAAATATTGAATTGGTTTTCTCTTATTTAGATGAGTTAACTGAGAAAAAAGAGGAGCAGAAACCAAGAACAAAAATTGGATACAAAAAATAG
- a CDS encoding glycosyltransferase family 2 protein: MEKPLVSVIIPTFNSEKYISDTIISVQNQTYQNWEMLLVDDGSTDETQTIITTFLTDKRIQFYPLETNSGTGVARNFGVSKAAGKYISFLDADDLWKPEKLEKQISFMQKQNVPFTFSFYDCIDEQGNSLNKRVEAPRNLSYLQLFFCNYVGNLTGIYDVEYFAKIGISSIRKRQDWMHWLTILKKIKTAKPVPESLALYRVRDNSLSTSKTALIQYNFAVYRQFHGFNLVVSSLCMIGFLFTQLAIKPFYSKEG, translated from the coding sequence ATGGAAAAGCCTTTAGTATCTGTAATTATACCAACATTCAATTCTGAAAAATACATTTCAGATACTATTATTTCTGTCCAAAATCAAACGTACCAAAACTGGGAAATGTTATTGGTTGACGACGGTTCGACTGATGAAACCCAAACTATAATTACTACTTTTTTAACGGATAAAAGGATTCAATTTTATCCGTTAGAAACGAATTCCGGAACCGGAGTAGCACGAAATTTTGGGGTTTCTAAGGCTGCCGGAAAATACATTTCGTTTCTGGATGCCGATGATTTGTGGAAACCTGAAAAATTAGAAAAGCAAATCAGTTTCATGCAAAAGCAAAATGTACCATTTACTTTTTCGTTCTACGATTGCATTGACGAGCAAGGAAATTCATTAAATAAAAGGGTAGAAGCACCGCGAAATTTGTCGTATCTCCAATTGTTTTTCTGTAATTATGTGGGGAATCTGACCGGGATTTATGATGTAGAATATTTTGCAAAAATCGGTATTTCTTCCATTCGAAAACGTCAGGATTGGATGCATTGGCTGACCATTTTGAAAAAGATTAAAACTGCAAAACCGGTTCCCGAGAGTTTGGCTTTGTATCGCGTGAGAGATAATTCCTTATCCACTTCTAAAACTGCCTTAATCCAATATAATTTTGCGGTTTACAGGCAATTTCACGGCTTTAATTTGGTAGTTTCCAGCTTGTGTATGATTGGGTTTTTATTTACCCAATTAGCCATAAAACCTTTTTATTCTAAGGAGGGTTAA
- a CDS encoding UDP-glucuronic acid decarboxylase family protein: MKRILITGAAGFLGSHLCDRFIKEGYFVIGMDNLITGDLKNIEHLFKLENFEFYHHDVTKFVHVPGELDYILHFASPASPIDYLKIPIQTLKVGSLGTHNLLGLARVKKARILIASTSEVYGDPLVHPQTEEYYGNVNTIGPRGVYDEAKRFQESITMAYHTFHGVETRIVRIFNTYGPRMRLNDGRVIPAFIGQAIRGEDLTIFGDGLQTRSFCYVDDQVEGIFRLLHSDYVYPVNIGNPDEITIKDFAEEIIKLTGTNQKVVYHPLPINDPLQRQPDTTKAKELLGWEAKVGRAEGMKITYEYFKSLSPEELSKEEHKDFADYIK, from the coding sequence ATGAAAAGAATATTGATTACAGGTGCTGCGGGATTTTTAGGTTCTCATTTATGCGATCGTTTCATCAAAGAGGGTTATTTTGTTATAGGAATGGACAATCTCATTACAGGAGATTTGAAAAATATTGAGCATTTATTCAAACTGGAAAATTTTGAATTCTATCATCATGATGTTACCAAGTTTGTTCATGTTCCGGGTGAATTGGATTATATTTTGCATTTTGCCTCACCGGCAAGCCCAATCGATTATTTAAAAATCCCGATTCAGACTTTGAAAGTAGGTTCTCTTGGGACGCACAATCTTTTAGGATTAGCAAGAGTAAAAAAAGCCCGAATTTTGATTGCTTCTACTTCTGAAGTTTATGGAGATCCATTGGTTCATCCACAAACCGAAGAATATTATGGAAATGTAAATACCATAGGACCAAGAGGAGTTTATGATGAAGCGAAACGTTTTCAGGAATCCATAACGATGGCATACCATACTTTTCACGGTGTAGAAACCAGAATTGTCCGAATTTTTAATACTTATGGTCCAAGAATGCGTCTTAATGACGGTCGTGTAATTCCGGCGTTTATTGGTCAGGCAATTCGTGGAGAGGATTTAACCATTTTTGGAGATGGATTGCAAACTCGTTCGTTTTGCTATGTAGACGATCAGGTGGAAGGAATTTTCCGTTTGTTACATTCGGATTATGTATATCCGGTAAACATTGGTAATCCGGACGAAATCACCATTAAAGATTTTGCCGAAGAAATCATTAAATTAACAGGAACCAATCAAAAAGTAGTTTATCATCCATTGCCAATAAATGATCCTTTGCAACGTCAACCGGATACTACCAAAGCCAAAGAATTATTGGGTTGGGAAGCTAAAGTAGGTCGCGCTGAAGGAATGAAAATTACTTATGAATATTTCAAATCTTTGTCTCCTGAAGAACTTTCTAAAGAAGAGCATAAGGATTTTGCGGATTATATTAAGTAA
- a CDS encoding DUF6909 family protein — MKEAKNISRTRAQESSAAIEKMYITMRHLFNRGFYKPMGVSGDTLREALMTLRPEIYGNIADEKVELKGLLYVIERLPLGIEECRFINLTSDEGYSKSHFQAIVPPKRKRNCYRIDEEQMNIEITRGRSDIYDILTHLTFIFIESHKIKDRVLLDDGGEVSRDWQKLEQAVLQNEKLTLVEKEIAISHAANILGRTFEDVLDIYDDFGSNELPDRFLHIIFWLGKLAIEEVVHNNKRTITFSPILRERLGHHIHGEIWATNIKEVLKENQLLGRPIHIISANMHSVMNSIFAKKVLKTTFKGKSDFDIFEELSKPTANGFRTKVVEEALKQGMISLPETVGTNIDVQIFDTAKIDWATSAFPEAYFEGEKPVLIVMDYAFGEQAYETVDELLKPYKKNIFLNIQSVSIMGKAGILEGGKGDIMIPNAHINEGTADNYFFENELTAEMFQGNGISVYEGAMVTVLGTSLQNRDLLKFFHESTWGVIGLEMEGSHYQKAIQSASKIRKSIPKDVKVRYAYYASDNPLETGSTLASGGLGTTGVKPTYLITIKILEQIFNIN, encoded by the coding sequence ATGAAAGAAGCTAAAAACATATCCAGAACCAGAGCCCAGGAATCATCGGCGGCTATTGAAAAAATGTACATTACGATGCGTCATTTGTTCAATAGGGGTTTTTACAAACCGATGGGTGTTTCGGGCGATACTTTGCGGGAAGCATTGATGACTTTGCGTCCCGAAATTTACGGAAATATTGCTGACGAAAAAGTAGAATTAAAAGGACTTTTGTACGTTATCGAGCGCTTGCCGTTAGGAATTGAAGAATGTCGTTTTATTAACCTGACTTCTGATGAGGGTTATTCGAAATCACATTTTCAGGCGATTGTTCCGCCCAAAAGAAAACGAAATTGTTACCGAATTGACGAAGAGCAAATGAATATCGAAATTACCCGTGGACGCTCGGATATTTATGATATTCTGACGCATCTGACTTTTATTTTTATCGAATCGCATAAGATAAAAGACAGGGTTTTACTGGATGATGGAGGCGAAGTTTCGCGCGATTGGCAGAAATTAGAACAGGCGGTTTTACAAAATGAAAAATTAACCTTGGTCGAAAAGGAAATTGCCATTTCGCATGCGGCTAATATTTTAGGCAGAACCTTTGAAGATGTATTGGATATTTATGATGATTTTGGTTCAAATGAGCTGCCGGATCGTTTTTTACATATCATTTTTTGGCTGGGAAAATTAGCTATCGAAGAAGTGGTTCACAACAACAAAAGAACCATTACTTTCAGCCCGATTCTCAGAGAACGTTTAGGGCATCATATTCACGGCGAAATATGGGCAACGAACATTAAGGAAGTTTTAAAGGAAAATCAGCTTTTAGGACGTCCTATTCACATTATTAGTGCCAATATGCACTCGGTAATGAACTCTATTTTTGCAAAAAAGGTTTTAAAAACTACTTTCAAAGGCAAATCGGATTTCGATATTTTCGAAGAATTAAGCAAACCTACTGCTAATGGATTCAGAACTAAGGTTGTTGAAGAAGCTTTAAAGCAAGGAATGATTTCACTTCCGGAGACGGTAGGAACCAATATTGACGTTCAAATTTTTGATACCGCTAAGATTGACTGGGCTACAAGTGCTTTTCCGGAGGCTTATTTTGAAGGAGAAAAACCGGTGCTTATTGTGATGGATTATGCTTTTGGCGAACAGGCTTATGAAACGGTAGACGAGTTATTAAAACCTTATAAAAAGAATATTTTTTTAAATATTCAGTCGGTTTCAATCATGGGAAAAGCAGGAATTCTCGAAGGAGGAAAAGGCGATATCATGATTCCGAATGCGCATATCAATGAAGGAACTGCTGATAATTATTTTTTCGAAAATGAATTAACCGCCGAAATGTTTCAAGGCAATGGAATTTCGGTTTATGAGGGTGCGATGGTAACTGTTTTAGGAACTTCGTTGCAAAACAGGGATTTGTTGAAGTTTTTCCACGAATCGACCTGGGGTGTTATCGGATTGGAAATGGAAGGTTCTCATTATCAAAAAGCTATACAATCGGCTTCTAAAATCAGAAAAAGTATTCCAAAGGATGTCAAAGTGCGTTATGCTTATTACGCTTCGGATAATCCACTGGAAACAGGAAGTACACTGGCTTCAGGCGGATTAGGAACAACGGGGGTAAAACCTACTTATTTGATTACCATTAAAATATTAGAACAAATTTTTAATATCAATTAG
- a CDS encoding GH3 auxin-responsive promoter family protein, which yields MSIKSIAAKLFAKNIYKKTQLWARNPVATQQAVFESLINDAQQTQFGKDHHFDQIKTTADFAKQVPIRDYEDLKPYVEKVVKGEENVLWKGKPLYFAKTSGTTSGAKYIPLTKESMPYHIEAARNAILHYIHETGNADFVHGKMIFLQGSPILEEKYGIKFGRLSGIVAHFVPRYLQKNRMPSWETNCMEDWEAKIDAIVEETFDENMTVISGIPSWVQMYFEKLQQKGGKPVGKIFKNFNLFIYGGVNYEPYRAKFENLIGRKVDSIELFPASEGFFAYQDSQKEKGMLLLLNSGIFYEFIKSDEFYNENPRRYTIGEVELGVNYVLIISTNAGLWGYNIGDTVQFTSLKPYRVIVSGRIKHYISAFGEHVIGKEVECALQEAMEGTNIRVNEFTVAPQINPASGLPYHEWFIEFDPEASGEPDNLEDFAEAIDNAMRKQNIYYDDLIVGNILQKVVVTKVPKNGFQEYMKSIGKLGGQNKIPRLSNDRKIADFLSKNS from the coding sequence ATGTCAATAAAATCAATAGCGGCAAAACTATTTGCTAAAAATATTTATAAAAAAACACAGCTTTGGGCACGCAACCCTGTGGCGACTCAACAAGCGGTTTTTGAAAGTTTAATTAATGATGCACAACAGACGCAATTTGGAAAAGACCATCATTTTGACCAAATTAAAACCACCGCCGATTTTGCCAAACAAGTTCCTATTCGTGATTACGAAGATTTAAAACCTTATGTTGAAAAAGTCGTAAAAGGCGAGGAAAATGTGTTGTGGAAAGGCAAGCCATTGTATTTTGCCAAAACTTCGGGAACGACTTCGGGGGCTAAATACATTCCTCTTACCAAGGAATCCATGCCGTATCATATTGAAGCGGCTCGAAATGCAATTTTGCATTACATTCACGAAACGGGAAATGCCGATTTTGTTCATGGTAAAATGATTTTTCTGCAGGGAAGTCCCATTTTAGAAGAAAAATATGGAATTAAATTTGGACGACTTTCAGGAATCGTGGCGCATTTTGTTCCGAGATATTTACAAAAAAATCGCATGCCTTCTTGGGAAACCAATTGCATGGAAGATTGGGAAGCTAAAATTGATGCAATCGTCGAAGAGACTTTTGATGAAAATATGACTGTAATTTCGGGAATTCCATCCTGGGTGCAAATGTATTTCGAGAAATTACAGCAAAAAGGAGGGAAGCCCGTAGGCAAAATCTTCAAGAATTTCAATTTGTTTATTTACGGCGGTGTCAATTATGAACCTTACAGAGCCAAGTTTGAAAATCTAATAGGAAGAAAAGTAGACAGTATTGAATTGTTTCCGGCTTCGGAAGGATTTTTTGCCTATCAGGATTCTCAAAAAGAAAAGGGAATGCTGTTGTTGTTGAATTCCGGAATTTTCTACGAATTCATAAAATCGGATGAATTTTACAATGAAAATCCACGTCGTTATACAATTGGTGAAGTCGAATTAGGAGTGAATTATGTGTTGATTATTTCTACCAATGCGGGACTTTGGGGCTATAATATTGGAGATACGGTTCAGTTTACAAGTTTAAAACCTTACAGAGTAATCGTTTCGGGTAGAATTAAACATTATATTTCAGCTTTTGGTGAACATGTTATTGGCAAAGAAGTAGAATGTGCTTTGCAGGAAGCTATGGAAGGAACTAACATTCGGGTGAATGAGTTTACCGTGGCACCACAAATCAATCCTGCCAGCGGTTTGCCGTATCACGAATGGTTTATTGAATTTGATCCTGAAGCTTCGGGAGAACCCGATAATTTGGAGGATTTTGCGGAAGCGATAGACAACGCCATGCGCAAGCAAAATATTTACTACGACGATTTGATTGTGGGGAACATTTTGCAAAAAGTAGTGGTTACCAAAGTACCAAAAAACGGTTTTCAGGAATACATGAAATCCATTGGAAAATTGGGAGGTCAAAATAAGATTCCAAGACTTTCCAACGATAGAAAAATTGCAGATTTTTTATCTAAAAACTCATGA